The nucleotide sequence cattttattttaaaaatctgatttaaataaaaaaaaccgaatttaatttttttttaaaaaaatcattgatttttatctacCCTGGTGCCCAGTGTCCCAGGACAGATTCCCAGCATCTCCTGTTGCAAGAAGGATTTTCAGCTGGCAGGGCTAACGGCGACTTCTCTGCTTGAGGTCTCATACAGCCGATGTCTGCCAGAGAAAGAGGTCTTAGATGGGCCAAGCAGCTTTGCGTGGTTTTTATTCCCtgccttaaacacacacacataggtgTCCTCTTCCTTTCAGGTGTTCTTCATCGAATCCGTCTGCAATGACCCGTCTGTCGTCGCTACAAACATTATGGTAAGTGTGAGAAAagagtttctctttctttttttcttttttttataaataaatctttattgagaattataacattcataaattaaaaacagtacacaacaaaacaaacatcacacacacacacacaaaaccatagtacaccaaaagatttttttttaaaaaaacaaatcatacatattcattcattctattaaTAAGATATCAATATtcactatttaaataaataaatcataaccaatcAAAATTagtcataaatcataatacctgatTGTAAACTTTacttaggcttccgcctgccctcctctcgggttgcttaatttactcggTACTGCATTTCCCAACCACTTAACCAAACTTCTTGTGAATTTATCGACTTCTTATCTTCCCTTCCCCTTATTACCAATACAGAaaattagaaatggatccaagtttttatattcgggcactgttttttcatatatattccaaatttctcccaactttggttaaatttttgattactaccacctcttatcaattctgttaattttgccaaatccaggTAGCTATATAATTTCTCTTGTATATTAGGTACTTCTCATTagagtttctctttctatctgggGGTCTTGCTGGTAAGAGCTATTTAGAAATAGGCACCCAGAGCCGGAAATAGGCTGGGTTGGCTAGAAAGAAGAgatgtagaaattggagttcttggtaatacccagaagtcaaaaattaaaagaATCCAAGGACATTAGTTTCATGAAACCATTACTACACCTTGACCGTGAAAATCTAGGTAAGCTGTCTTTGTTAGTTACATACTGTGTAAATTATGGATTTAGTTTGGTATAAACTGCATAACTAATGGTTTCATGAAAGGGTATAATGTATATAAGTCCTTTAaagtattataatatttatttctaacgtaggatttcttaacattccagctgaggaagaattagcgaaacagggccttgtcctgtaatttatttcgactggaatttgcttctatattaataaaactgtttgaagactttaaaattgatctcccgcctggccagagttcttggactctttaatttttgacttctagGAAGAAGAGCTGGCTGATTGCTGCCCcagctgaaatattttccttgccaGCAAACATTAGCCTCTGTTAAGCAAGTCCTGCTGTTTCACCCTCTTAGTCACTTTGTACATGTGGGAACAGGGGTGATGTTGCGGTGGCCGAGTACTGTGTTTGGGGCTGTttattcccttcccctcccttacATCCTAAATCCAAGAACTTATCAGGCcactgacccatctagtccagcatcctgttctcacagtggccagcccagatgcctatgggaaaccagcaagcaggattcgaacacaagagccctctcccctcctgtagtttctgGCAATGGTTTCCTctgtctgtggaggcagagcatagccattgtggtcaGCTTCTTTGTGTGCCCGCAACCAGGACCAATGGCACTCCctgcctgtgattcccagcaagacatactgcctccgacagagGACAGAGAACACCTCTGCCATGACTAGTAGCTGggatagctttgttgttgttcagtcgttcagtcgtgtccgactcttcgtgaccccatggaccagagtacgccaggcaccccctatctttcactatctctcccgcagtttggccaaactcatgctagtcgcttcgagaacactgtccaaccatcttgtcctctgtcgtccccttctccttgtgccctccatctttcccaacatcagggtcttttccagggagtcttctcttctcatgagttggccaaagtgatccttcatggatcactgccttgtcgtcaCAAAGGGGCTTGAATATCTCAGGGAacctatgagctatgccatgcagggccacccaagatagacaggtcatagtggagagtttagactaaatgtgatccacctggaggaggaaccggcaagccactccagtatccctgccaagaaaactccatggacaaagcaACAGGGCGAGAGCTTTATCCACCATCAATTcatttaatcctcttttaaaatcacCTGTTAGAAGGATTCAGGTGCTGTCTTGCCTCGCTTTTGTCCtgttcgaaacaaaataaaaaaattccttccagtagcaccttagagaccaactaagtttgttcttggtatgaactttcgtgtgcatgcacacttcttcagatacctgttgaAGCTTCCTTTgtcctgttgttggctttgagtGACGGGCGCCAGTCCGCCTTGTTCTGTCAGGCCGATGAGGGAACAGCCATGATCAGCTCAGGCCAATCCCgcttttgcattttctcctcaatATTTCCTCTGTAATATCATCTTGATTTTCACAGCTGGCTTCCTGACCCTGTGCACTTTTTCTTCAGGAAGTCAAGTTGTCCAGCCCAGATTATAAGGACTGCAACTCTGCTGACGCGATGGAAGATTTCATGAAGAGAATCAGCTGTTACCAAGCGAGCTACCAACCTATGGACCCAGACGACTACGACAGGTGAGGAAACTGTGCTTCTCGCCTTTTCTTCCAGCGACCAAAGCTGGCTGCCAAGTTGTGTGAAAGGCACTTCTCTGGTGTTTGTTTTGTCTTAGAAATAGTTTCAGTGAACTTACAATTCCCGCTGAAGTCACTTAGGTACACCGAACCGGGAAGCACTTCCTCGGTTTTAACCTGTTGGAATGTGCTTACATGGAAGCTTACTCTGGGGAAGGGGTTATTTTTGTTGCAAAACTCTGAATTTCGAAGCTTTTCCCATTGCCTTCCTGGAAGAATGTCTGGGTTGGTAGGACTGCTTTTAGAAGCATGGATTCGGCAGGGAAGCTGTTTGCTTTCACCTGAGAAGgaaaggagggtgtgtgtgtggtttccccTGCTTTTAGCAACCTGAGACTTTGCAGAGCTAGGTGTGCCTGAATCTGTTGGAATTATTTAACAACACGCTCCGTAACATAATAATGCAATATACCTCACCTGGATACATAGGATCAAGCAGGATATTAGGCACCAGCGTTGCATTTCCTACCAGAATTTCGATAACACCTCAGCAGCGGCTGCTGGGTACTTTTGAAGCTCACCTGCTCTTGGGCTTAGCACTTGGCGCAAGGATGCGCTACGATTCCCCGATTCGGTGCTCCATGGTTTCTGTACATTCCCACCCGCGGGTTCTGCAGCTCTTGAACTTGCCTTTCCCCTGGGGTTGGCGGGCCTTTTGAGTGACGGCTGTGCACGTCTTCCCCTCCCAGAGACCTGTCGCTGATCAAAGTGATTGACGTTGGCCGGAGGTACCTTGTGAACAGGGTGCAAGACCACATCCAGAGCCGAATAGTCTACTACCTGATGAACATCCACGTCCAGCCTCGCACCATCTACCTGTGCCGGCACGGCGAGAGCGAATACAACGTCAAGGGAAAGATTGGGGGAGACTCTGGGCTCTCCTGGAGGGGAAAGAAGGTAGGCGTCTAGGGAGTCCTTTGCCTGGGAGCGGAGAGGCTTGGTTGCCTTTGAATGTGCTGCAGTCCTGTGCCTACTTAGCTCTGTGCAGTGGGGGGCATCAGCaacctctgcctgcctcctttgagagagccagtgtggtgtagtggttaagagtggtggactcgtaatctggtgaaccgggttcgcgtctccgctcctccacatgcagctgctgggtgaccttgggctagtctctcagccccactcacctcacagagtgtttgttgtgggggaggaaggggaaggagaatgttagccgctttgagactccttcaggtagcgataaagcgggatatcaaatccaaactcctcttcttcctttcctgcttGCAACCGGACTCCGTGACAGTCCGTCCTTCTTAGTctcaaataaaaacaatagaaaATCAGGTTGGGCCAGACCATTACTGAAACCTCTGAAGGACAGCCCTTACCTCTGGGATGACTCTTCCGCCTCACTTATCAGACAGGATAACATGACAAAAAAAGCTCCTTGCGGGGGGTGGGAGGTGTCATCCCACGCTCTCCAGTTCATATGGTCAAGCAGGAAAAATACCTGCCCCCCTTTAGCCGCCATGTTGCAGGTGTGGTAGTCCATTTCCTGCTGCGATtggcacatcatcatcatctctctccccccccccccatgtgtaccAGTAGGAAGAAAACTCAGGAACAAAACTTACTGGGTATTATCTTGTGACTCTACTTCGTCCAGTAAAGTCCCGTCCCCATATAGCCATGCATGAGACTCTTATTGTGGTGGGCACTGTCCTTTTGGGAGCATCTGGGAATAGAAATTCACGCTAAGAATTTCCTTTCGTTTCCCCTCCTGTCTTCAGTTTTCCAGTGCGTTGAGCCATTTTGTCCAGGAGCAGAACCTGAAAGACCTCAAAGTTTGGACCAGCCAGCTCAAGAGGACCATCCAGACAGCAGAAGCTCTCGACCTGCCCTACGAGCAGTGGAAGGCCCTGAATGAAATTGACGCTGTAAGTGCCGTTGTATTTTGTTGGGCTCAAGGCCAAGCTTTCAGTGGGAGAAGAGGGGGCTGTCCTCTTCTGTCCCCCGCTCTCAAAATTTTGCCCCAGGCTTTACAGAGATCCCAGTGCGCCCAAGGAGATTCCTGCCAAaagcccacctagttcagcatcctgttttcacggtGCACAGCCAGATCGGCATGCCCCGaatctccctgcttgtgattcctagGATATTGCATTCTGCAGCTTAGTCATACTACTAGTCCTGATGGCTGTGCAATaatggggaagcccagccagatgggcagggtctaaataaataaataaataaatattattattattattatgcgtaATCTGGAGAGCATGAGTTATGCTGCAATCCCATTTATATcgacccattttttttaaagtgttgtatCTGCCCCATGAATTCAGCGTGAACAAGTTAAGTGCACCGTGACTGTCTGTATGCTTGGGGAGTTTGCCACTTTTGCCTGGTGGAAAACTCCCCAAGGCTGGAATGCATATAGGTTGCAGGTGGGATTCCCTTGCACAACAGGCCTCCCCACTTCCTCTGCGTGCAGAACTGTAtgcaagggaggggggcagatttGTTCCATCTGCCAGACAATGCAAACAGAACGTTTGGAAGAATTTGGCATTGAACCCCCTGCCCAAAATATCTGATGAACATCCTTGTGCCTTACGCAGAGtagaaattaatgggcatgactgacttagatccattgatttcagtggctcaACTGAGTGGGACTGGCTACAATTCCTTTTCTGCAGGGAAGAGGACCTTGACTAGAAACTTGAGTAGGATCTTGCCGTTGCAAAATtatctctttgctttcccccctccaccacctGCCTTCCAAAATCTTGCCACGAATAGCAGCCCtgatgttctcccccccccccaccttgtggTTCTTGCAGGGTGTGTGCGAAGAGCTAACCTACGATGAAATCAAGGAAAAGTACCCGGAAGAATTTGCTCTGCGGGACCAGGACAAATACTACTACCGCTACCCGTCGGGAGAGGTAAGCCTGGGGCCGTGAGAAATGGTTCAGAAAATTGTGTGGTGGGTTATTTGTGCTTTGGTCTGCCCTTGGCATGAGCTGGCGGTTTGAGAGTGAGCCCTTAACATGGCATCACCGCTCTGGAATGATGGAGAACAGGGTTGGGGATGGTGCCAAACGCATCCCCACATGCAGTCTTCAAAGGTGGACTTCCTATAAACGAGGAGCTGGCGGTCGTGCGAGAAAAAAGAACATCTCAAAGCGCTAAGCCCAGCCATGAGCTGACATGGCTCCGCTTTTCTCTTTGCCTGTTCCGCACCCTGGTGAATTTTCAATGCCCCTGGGATCTCCTTTGCAGAAATAGCCCTGCCTCCGGAGCTTTGCAACGTAGGGAAAAACAAACCCCTGCTACTGCGAGCAAAAGCAGAACAACACGGAGCTCTCTTTGGGGAATGAAAGGATGCTACGTCTCCACTCTTTTGGGCAGCGGGAGGCAATTCTTCGGAGGGACATAGGAAGTGGCCCCATCCTGAGTCAGACCAGGTGTCTGTTGAGCTTGGTATTTCatgtgcactgactggcagtgaagCCCTGTATCAACATACTTCAGTTTTGAGTGAGATTCTGGGGGTTGCCCCACCGCCAGCGCCCTTACCAAGTTTTTTTTGTCTTGTCATTTTGCATCTGCAGTCCTACCAGGATCTCGTGCAGCGCCTGGAGCCTGTTATCATGGAGCTGGAGAGGCAGGAGAACGTCCTTGTCATCTGTCACCAGGCCGTGATGAGATGCCTCTTAGCCTACTTCCTTGACAAGAGTGCAGGTAAGTGGTCTGTACCCGGGGTGTGCCTCTCTTTGTTAAACGGGTGCAAGGATCGAGGTACAGTATTTAGCCAGAGAATAAAgctaaagggactcctgaccattaggtccagtcgcggacgactctgaggttgcggcgctcatctcgctttactggctgagggagccggcgtacagcttctgggtcatgtggccagcatggctaagccgctttctggcgaaccagagcagtgcatggaaatgccgtttaccttcctgccgcagcggtacctatttatctacttgcactttgacgtgcttttgaactgctaggttggcaggagcagggaccgagcaacgggagctcaccccgtcgcggggattcgaaccgccgaccttctgattggcaagccctaggctctgtggtttagaccacagtgccacccatgtccagCCAGAGAATGGCGCCTGCTAAATATACACCCAAAGTTCCATTGCAATGTTGCATCTGAgtgttcacccacccacccagcaactAAAAACCGATGCAGCTCTTGAGCCAGGATTTGAACCGGGAACGCTGGGTTGTGTCCTGAGCGAATGCGTTGTGCTTCCAAGGAAAAAACGGtagcttaaaaaaagagagaggggtggatggaataaaaaatgcataaaacccGTGTGTTCCATTTGCAACGCTGCATAAAACAGACTTCTGTGTCTGGCTGATAATCTGCCTTCTCTTGCTCTTCTTCCAGCGGAAATGCCTTACTTGAAATGCCCTCTCCACACAGTGCTGAAGCTAACCCCTGTGGCGTATGGTGAGTATCTGTTTCTCTCAAAAGGTTCTGCACAGAGAGCATGATGTGCCTGGGTTGCTTGCCCTGGCCCATGCGCCGCGATGAACTTGGATGTGGAAAGAAATTGTTATTACAGCCGTTGTTACTAGAGATGTCTGCAGATGATGCCGTGGCTTGCGATGGCAGATTGGAGGGGTTTCGGtgtatggcaggggtcagcaaactttttcagcagggggtcggtccactgtccctcagaccttgtaggggccagactatattttgaaggggggggggagtgaatgaattcctatgccccacaaataacccagagatacattataaataaaagaacacattctactcgtgtgaaaacacactgattcctggaccgtccgttggccggatttagaaggcgattgggcctgatccagcccccaggccttagtttgcctactacCCATGGTGTATGGTAATCTGTGGAGGGGGCTGCCAATGAGGAAATGGCCAGGATTTTCCCACTCTTTCATCTGCTGCAGTGTATTCACTGGGTCATCCCTGTGGTCTGCTGTTAGCACCAGTGGGTCTGTCCCGTCTTAACCCGAATTTCCTCTTCCACTCCTGCTAATGTGTTGTGTTGCACTGAAGACAAACACCACACACTTTTCTTGAGAATCTTGGCTTTCGTTTAAAACGAAAATGCGCTGGAAAAGCATATAGACAACTCACGGTGAAATATCAGAAGCTGGAGAGGCAGCTGAGAAATATTTTCAGTGGCTAAAGAGGATGGGCATTTCACTGCCCTAAACTAATACCCTTgcttagaatttttaaaaaaaaaacttacagtTTTAAGAGTCACAGGGTAAAGTCAAGAAAAGCTCACACACTTTGCTTCGTTTGCACAATTTATATGCAAGAGCCCAGAactctgcttttcttttgcagaatGTAGGTAACAGAGGTGGACTTTGATGTACATATTTAGGAGAGTATCCAGCCAATTTTTTACCCTGCAgtgtttccttccctttctgtTAGAACAGAGGGCCTACCCAGGAAGGTTGGCCTGTGCCTCACTCAAATGAATTTCTACCCTTTCTGCCCCTGCCAAAGTCACAAACTATATGCCTTACCAGCCAATTCTTGATATGTCAGTACTTACAATGTGATTCTTGGGGGTGTCACctgatcagccccccccccaaaaaaatcataaaggtaaagggacccctgaccattaggtccagtcgtgtccgactgtggggttgcagtgctcatctcgcattactggccgagggagccggcgtacagcttccgggtcttgtggccagcaggactaagccacttctggcaaaccagagcagcgcatggaaacgccgtttaccttcccgctggagcggtacctatttatctacttggactttgacgtgctttcgaactgctaggttggcaggagcagggaccgagcaatgggagctcacccagttgcggggattcgaaccgccgacctactgatcagcaagccctaagctctgtggtttagaccacagcgccacccgcgtccccaaatCTTAGTTGATTTTAATTGTATACGTCTTAACTGAACGATCAATTGCTTAAATTTCTCCACATTTGCACTGTGGATGAAAACGAAAGCACAATGCATGCTATGTGTATTCCACAGGGAGCCATCTCAATTGGCACAAATCCTTTGCATGTGTGCGTTTGAAGGGAAAATGTGTTTGTCTTTTGTGGCATTTTCCAGCTGCAGATTTCTAAGCGCTTGCGTCAAAGAATAattaacttaaaaaacaacaatcagAATCAATTGAGGCGCTCTTTGTTGATTTCGATTGAATCAAATGTTTGCTAAATAATTGCATCCCCTGTAACTGAACGTGTCCTGTATATCTTCTCTCTCtgcacacccccccaaaaaaaccctttctttccctttgcttCTACAAGGCTGCAGAGTTGAATCCATCTTCTTGAACGTTGAGGCTGTGAACACCCACCGGGACAGAACAGAGGTGAGGAGCTTCTGGCCTTCTTCCTACCCCTGTGTTGTTGGAAAGGAGTTGGGTAGACACCTGTGTTGTTGGAAACCACTCAAAGATGGACCCCCTCTTTTTGTAAGCAGTATTTATTCCTGACCATTTTTCGGTggattggtggtggtggcagcgggagcaggGAGTAATTTGTAGCACCATTTAGACAGCTCCTTCTGTGTTTTCAAACTGGACTTGGtcaccctcgtggtcccttccgaccCTACGATTCTacaattatataaatatatatacctATGGTGCCTCTTTACTTGGCTACATGTTTTTCCCAAACTTTCAAAAGCTAGCTAAGACCTCTTTTATATTCTGCTAAGTGTTTTAAGGAGGTTTGAAGGAAATGTCTGGTCCATTGCTACTGGTGTATGTTTGAATAAATATGTGACGGAACCCCTCTCCAATTCCCCCCGttactatttatttctctgtggtggcgTACCGTGTACtcttacacacccaccccacctgtaCTTCGAGGTCCGTCTAAACTGCCAACATTCCCCTCCCTCCACTCGGGGTCCTGTAGTAACAAGGGTACTCCAATCCAGCTTCCGTGGCCGGTTTTAGGATTGGCTCTGGGCTAATGGGATGTAAAGTCCTTTTGGCCTATAGTCCAGGGCTTCACTCATGTTTGATCCCTCCCTGCTACTGTTACCTCAGCTCACAGGGCAACTAGATGGCACTTCTAGGCTTTTAGTCCCTGCACCCCTCCTTAGTGTAACTCCAGGACCTGACTTATCACCCTGTAAGTCTTTTGGTCCACTTCTCTGAGTTCACCCTCTTTTGAGCCCTCCTGACTTGCTGGATCAAATAATCGACGATATGTCTTGGCACAACAAGAACAAGGCTTTATTTTTCACCAAACATAACAGTCTTAATACTCTGTTTACAAGCTTAGTTACGATAGAGCATATCTTCCTTCAGTTAAACATCATTAATTCAAatctaaccaccactatcctggcccccaaaccctctaccttccagtcaccactctccctctgCCCACATCTGAGGCAGAATCGAATGCGTAAGTGCCAGGTTGCAGCAAGACGCTTTGCGGATGCGATTAGGATCACGAGCGCTAACAAACCGTTCTTCCTGTGGCTTTTTCCAATTATTCCTCTTGTAATTTGTAGGCTGGATCAGTGGGATTGGTGTGGATTCTCTCCCAAGGCACCTAGCTGCTCTCTTCGTTGCACAAAGACCTCATCTCTTACTTTCTTCGAAAGACCTagtgcagggagagagagaggcttctcAAACCCTAATCTGGAAATTTTGAATATTTCATTCTTGGGCCCAACATTACTTCTTTAgaacagaggtgggaaacctgagGTCCAGGGGGCCGAATATGGCCATTGAAACCACCCCCCTGCACCTGGAACTCAGCCTTCTGAGCTTTGGGGACCTTCTCCATCTGCTCCCCCTCCTTGAGTCTTTTTGCAATGCTCAAAGGTTTTCCTCGAACCCTGATTTAAGGGCTGCGTTTGTGTGTAGAGCTTAGCCtaccatatacaggtgaaactcgaaaaattagagtatcgtggaaaagtccatttatgtaagcaattgtcttcattagctactggagtttcatatatgagatgcaaagcgagatatgtcaagcctttgtttgttataactgtgatgattatggatgaaaaccccaaagtttaaattgttaatttggggttctcatcagctgtacgccataatcatcacaattataacaaacaaaggcttgacatatctcgctttgcatgtcatgagtcaatctcctatattagtttcaccttttaagttgaattactgaaataagcgaacctttccacgatattctatttttttgagtttcacctgcaaATTAACCAATTTTGTTTCTGACTCAGAGGCCAAATTAACAGTTTTGTTTCTGACTCAGATCATCGCTAATACATATGACCCGTAAAACAAGACCTTAGAGGGGAACACGGCCCTCACCCCGCAAatgttttcccatccctgctttagaagtATGTTGGGTCTTGATTAGCATACATGAGCTCCAAGGGACCTCGAAGGAATCCCAGCGATAATAACTCGTTCTTTAATGAGATTTCCTggtctttgctttttcctttccttttttggtGCGTTTCGTCAGAACCAATTAAcccatcgtgtgtgtgtgtgtgtgtgtgtgtgtgtgtgtttggttggtTTATATTTTATTCCCCCTCGctgcttttctcccctccccacccccataactttctcctccttcctcactTTATTTTCTCGTTTTTTTTATCTTTGTCTCGCTCTTAATTTAGGATGCAAAGAAGGGATCTAACACCCTCATGAGACGCAATAGCGTCACCCCTCTAGCGAGCCCAGAGCCCACCAAAAAGCCTCGCATCAACAGCTTTGAGGAGCAtgtggctgattctgcttccgcTGCCCTGCCCACCTGTATGCCCCAGGAGGTGCCCGCCCAGATGCCCGGACAAGTTGGTCACATTCTTTTGTTGGTGTTTTCTCGTGTGCGTGCCTGCTTGTGGTGGCGGTTGTGTGTTGTGGTCGTTGCATTTCCATGCTTAAATATCTTCCCCACTGCTTTAAACCATGGGAGGAGGTTGTTCTGTCTTGTCGCTTATCCATTTTAAACGGCGGTGCTATCAGATCTCAGTTGGCATCACTGGTTTACTTTTGCTTTCCTTGCCTTCACCTTTTCCTCCTACCAAAGCgcctttaaaaagaatttataatGTTTTGGGTTGGTGTAATTTGGTTGTTTGAGAACCTGCCTATAAGCCAGGCTTGGCCTTTGTTGGCCTTGTGAACTTGTTTAAGTGCTGAGAATTGAAAATAGTTTTTTTGGAGGAGATATGGGCTGTTTTTGAGGCAGCAGATAATTGTCTAAATTACTCTGTTTGAGACCTGGAGACCCTATGTCGGTTTCCGTATCAGGACACCTGGGTCTTTTAGTTCCTCTCATTACTAGGCTGTTCTTAgatcagtgaggccaaacttctGGGTAGAATTCTAGGGTTCCAAGTCACAATCTCAATTGGTCTTAAGTGGTCTACAGCAAAGGTTTTAAGTTGTGAGGTAATTGGAGAGACATAAAAATCAAGAGGAATTTAAGtagttcttcctctccttctcactCGGTATGTTGAAAATAATTGAGATGTTGGGGGGTCAAAGGACTTAGAAGTGATGAAAAAGTTTGTGGATTGATAGTTTTGAGAGTTAAAAGCCTTGAGTTTTCAAAAGTTATAGAGTtagagttaaaaaaagaaaagttaaggTTAAAATCCTTAAAAGTTCTTGGAATGAGTTGACACAAAGAGTCAACAGGAAACCTGGGCGGGAATGCCAGGTAGGTTACTTAAAATCACGACACCGGGGTAGTCAAAGTATTCAAAAATATGACAGCTTCGCCTTTGATTTAAAAGGGTAAAAAGGCTAAAAGAAACAGAAGGGGAGGACCAACAATGAAGGCTTAAAGTTAGAGATTCCTTTGAGCTCTGAAAAGAGCGTCTTGCCTCGGCGCCATCTTGGAAGTCCCAACTTGTTTATGTAGAAATATTTGCCTGGTGTTTGGTGAGGATTATAGAAACAGCTTCAACCTGGCCTTCAAACCTTTGCTGGAACACACTTTTTTAGGATTTGTGTTTAGCTTGTCTTTCCTCTCCAAGCCTTCCTTGATTCCTATCATTCCATATTTTTTAACTTGGCTACGATGTCACCCTACACAGTTCTGAAGCCTAAGATGGCTGGATGGCGCC is from Lacerta agilis isolate rLacAgi1 chromosome 10, rLacAgi1.pri, whole genome shotgun sequence and encodes:
- the PFKFB3 gene encoding 6-phosphofructo-2-kinase/fructose-2,6-bisphosphatase 3 isoform X3 produces the protein MPMELTQSRIQKIWLPPDNHPARPHRSCGPQLTNSPTVIVMVGLPARGKTYISKKLTRYLNWIGVPTKVFNVGEYRREAVKHYSSYNFFRPDNEEAMKVRKQCALAALRDVKLYLSEEGGQIAVFDATNTTRERRSMILHFAKENGFKVFFIESVCNDPSVVATNIMEVKLSSPDYKDCNSADAMEDFMKRISCYQASYQPMDPDDYDRDLSLIKVIDVGRRYLVNRVQDHIQSRIVYYLMNIHVQPRTIYLCRHGESEYNVKGKIGGDSGLSWRGKKFSSALSHFVQEQNLKDLKVWTSQLKRTIQTAEALDLPYEQWKALNEIDAGVCEELTYDEIKEKYPEEFALRDQDKYYYRYPSGESYQDLVQRLEPVIMELERQENVLVICHQAVMRCLLAYFLDKSAAEMPYLKCPLHTVLKLTPVAYGCRVESIFLNVEAVNTHRDRTEDAKKGSNTLMRRNSVTPLASPEPTKKPRINSFEEHVADSASAALPTCMPQEVPAQMPGQNMTTSRTQSWVSSGDV
- the PFKFB3 gene encoding 6-phosphofructo-2-kinase/fructose-2,6-bisphosphatase 3 isoform X2, which produces MPMELTQSRIQKIWLPPDNHPARPHRSCGPQLTNSPTVIVMVGLPARGKTYISKKLTRYLNWIGVPTKVFNVGEYRREAVKHYSSYNFFRPDNEEAMKVRKQCALAALRDVKLYLSEEGGQIAVFDATNTTRERRSMILHFAKENGFKVFFIESVCNDPSVVATNIMEVKLSSPDYKDCNSADAMEDFMKRISCYQASYQPMDPDDYDRDLSLIKVIDVGRRYLVNRVQDHIQSRIVYYLMNIHVQPRTIYLCRHGESEYNVKGKIGGDSGLSWRGKKFSSALSHFVQEQNLKDLKVWTSQLKRTIQTAEALDLPYEQWKALNEIDAGVCEELTYDEIKEKYPEEFALRDQDKYYYRYPSGESYQDLVQRLEPVIMELERQENVLVICHQAVMRCLLAYFLDKSAAEMPYLKCPLHTVLKLTPVAYGCRVESIFLNVEAVNTHRDRTEDAKKGSNTLMRRNSVTPLASPEPTKKPRINSFEEHVADSASAALPTCMPQEVPAQMPGQPLLGKACLRPICHFFKLFALLIFPR
- the PFKFB3 gene encoding 6-phosphofructo-2-kinase/fructose-2,6-bisphosphatase 3 isoform X5 — its product is MPFRKACGPQLTNSPTVIVMVGLPARGKTYISKKLTRYLNWIGVPTKVFNVGEYRREAVKHYSSYNFFRPDNEEAMKVRKQCALAALRDVKLYLSEEGGQIAVFDATNTTRERRSMILHFAKENGFKVFFIESVCNDPSVVATNIMEVKLSSPDYKDCNSADAMEDFMKRISCYQASYQPMDPDDYDRDLSLIKVIDVGRRYLVNRVQDHIQSRIVYYLMNIHVQPRTIYLCRHGESEYNVKGKIGGDSGLSWRGKKFSSALSHFVQEQNLKDLKVWTSQLKRTIQTAEALDLPYEQWKALNEIDAGVCEELTYDEIKEKYPEEFALRDQDKYYYRYPSGESYQDLVQRLEPVIMELERQENVLVICHQAVMRCLLAYFLDKSAAEMPYLKCPLHTVLKLTPVAYGCRVESIFLNVEAVNTHRDRTEDAKKGSNTLMRRNSVTPLASPEPTKKPRINSFEEHVADSASAALPTCMPQEVPAQMPGQPLLGKACLRPICHFFKLFALLIFPR
- the PFKFB3 gene encoding 6-phosphofructo-2-kinase/fructose-2,6-bisphosphatase 3 isoform X4; its protein translation is MPMELTQSRIQKIWLPPDNHPARPHRSCGPQLTNSPTVIVMVGLPARGKTYISKKLTRYLNWIGVPTKVFNVGEYRREAVKHYSSYNFFRPDNEEAMKVRKQCALAALRDVKLYLSEEGGQIAVFDATNTTRERRSMILHFAKENGFKVFFIESVCNDPSVVATNIMEVKLSSPDYKDCNSADAMEDFMKRISCYQASYQPMDPDDYDRDLSLIKVIDVGRRYLVNRVQDHIQSRIVYYLMNIHVQPRTIYLCRHGESEYNVKGKIGGDSGLSWRGKKFSSALSHFVQEQNLKDLKVWTSQLKRTIQTAEALDLPYEQWKALNEIDAGVCEELTYDEIKEKYPEEFALRDQDKYYYRYPSGESYQDLVQRLEPVIMELERQENVLVICHQAVMRCLLAYFLDKSAAEMPYLKCPLHTVLKLTPVAYGCRVESIFLNVEAVNTHRDRTEDAKKGSNTLMRRNSVTPLASPEPTKKPRINSFEEHVADSASAALPTCMPQEVPAQMPGQPLLGKACLT